The Zestosphaera sp. genome includes a window with the following:
- a CDS encoding MoxR family ATPase, which yields MVVLVFGKVLDVLTSSDILIEKEREVKMIVACLLARGHVLLEGVPGVAKTTMAKAVSRVLSLRFKRVQMTPDLLPMDIIGAYIYDQKSGEFMFREGPIFTNILLADEINRASPRTQSALLEAMQERQVTIEGRTFKLEEPFIVLATQNPVELEGVFPLPEAQLDRFLAKIETGYTSTNGFKEMLKSIDRIDESIESLKPILTREEVLTAITEVTKVSVEDSVYDYIVSIVEETRKHPAVKLGGSPRAGIAVLRLSKAWAYIHGRNYVIPDDVKTVAGGALIHRIILKPEYEIEGVSPTSIVDEVLKKVPVPKP from the coding sequence GTGGTGGTTCTGGTGTTTGGAAAGGTGTTAGATGTCCTAACGTCTTCGGATATTCTCATAGAGAAGGAGAGAGAGGTTAAGATGATCGTTGCGTGCCTCCTGGCTAGGGGGCACGTCCTCCTCGAGGGTGTTCCCGGGGTGGCTAAGACCACTATGGCTAAGGCTGTCTCTAGAGTTCTCTCCCTGAGGTTTAAGAGGGTTCAAATGACTCCGGACCTCCTGCCCATGGACATAATAGGTGCGTACATATACGACCAGAAGAGTGGGGAGTTCATGTTTAGGGAGGGACCCATATTCACCAATATTCTCCTAGCAGATGAGATTAACAGGGCTTCCCCCAGAACCCAGTCAGCTCTGCTCGAGGCTATGCAGGAGAGGCAGGTAACCATTGAGGGTAGGACGTTCAAGCTTGAGGAGCCCTTCATAGTTCTAGCCACGCAGAACCCCGTGGAGTTGGAGGGAGTATTTCCGTTACCTGAGGCTCAGCTCGACAGGTTCCTAGCTAAAATCGAAACAGGTTATACCTCGACCAACGGCTTCAAGGAGATGCTCAAGAGTATAGACAGGATAGATGAGTCCATAGAGAGCCTCAAACCCATCCTGACCAGGGAGGAAGTATTGACAGCTATAACTGAGGTTACTAAGGTCTCTGTAGAGGATTCTGTTTACGACTACATAGTCTCGATAGTTGAGGAGACTAGGAAGCACCCAGCTGTAAAACTCGGTGGGTCCCCTAGGGCTGGCATAGCGGTACTGAGGCTCTCCAAGGCGTGGGCATACATACACGGAAGAAACTACGTTATACCCGACGACGTTAAGACTGTTGCTGGCGGAGCACTAATACATAGAATCATACTGAAGCCTGAGTACGAGATCGAGGGGGTCTCCCCAACATCCATCGTGGATGAGGTACTGAAGAAGGTCCCGGTGCCCAAACCTTGA
- a CDS encoding DUF4129 domain-containing protein: protein MRAVHYLPVLLAILVLNVAIAYAQTDRHTPGFPDAIINEALSKMGLDPRLFNTLNNVLRSAATSGLTDADIANAMRSVLESGAPYEDVVKSLNVLDSLYGFSESGVPIPLEALHDLANSIGNTRLREQVNSLIDEYASGTVTPQDIESLFKMMESTYSAGGVDPKDVLVATEVSRLVGRSIGYAEVESLAERLADVLTRTGFSLKPEVVEGVTKVLETLKPSDTYTKPLDPIIPDLGKFDSSLPNLLPKASAGLTAPSVQVPRVDLSLIAYVAVPIAVVLGSIALFRVFNRLSRALSGIVRPHTSNVHLPELGVGSLRTAVRNYWTGVKFIESKHGVVRQPWETHREYLSRVTVGREAFEGLTEAYELAKYAQLESKEVDGRSDAYLRKLVGGK from the coding sequence TTGAGGGCAGTACACTACTTACCGGTTCTGCTAGCCATCCTAGTACTCAACGTTGCTATAGCCTACGCTCAGACCGACAGACACACGCCGGGCTTCCCAGACGCCATCATCAACGAAGCGCTGAGTAAGATGGGGCTGGATCCAAGGTTGTTTAACACCCTAAACAACGTCTTGAGGTCTGCGGCAACCAGTGGACTCACAGACGCCGACATAGCTAACGCCATGAGGAGCGTCTTGGAGTCTGGCGCTCCATACGAGGACGTAGTTAAATCACTCAACGTTCTGGACAGCCTCTACGGCTTCTCCGAGTCTGGAGTGCCTATACCGCTTGAAGCACTACACGACCTGGCTAACAGCATAGGTAATACTAGACTCCGCGAGCAGGTGAATTCCCTAATCGACGAGTACGCCTCAGGCACGGTGACGCCGCAGGACATCGAGTCTCTGTTCAAAATGATGGAGTCTACATACTCAGCGGGGGGTGTGGACCCTAAGGACGTGCTCGTAGCTACTGAGGTGTCCAGACTTGTAGGTAGGTCTATAGGATACGCTGAAGTCGAGAGCCTAGCTGAAAGACTCGCTGATGTTCTAACGAGGACAGGGTTCTCCCTAAAACCCGAGGTCGTTGAGGGAGTAACAAAGGTCTTGGAGACTCTCAAACCATCCGATACTTATACCAAGCCGCTTGACCCAATCATCCCGGACCTAGGGAAGTTCGACAGCTCCCTACCGAATCTCTTACCTAAGGCATCGGCTGGTCTCACCGCACCATCTGTTCAGGTTCCGAGGGTAGACCTATCGCTTATAGCCTACGTTGCGGTTCCGATAGCGGTAGTTTTAGGCTCCATCGCACTGTTTAGAGTGTTTAACCGCCTATCCAGGGCTCTATCCGGCATCGTGCGCCCACATACTAGCAACGTACACCTCCCCGAGCTGGGGGTTGGGTCACTGAGAACCGCTGTAAGGAACTACTGGACTGGTGTAAAGTTCATCGAGTCTAAGCACGGCGTGGTTAGACAGCCGTGGGAGACCCACAGGGAGTACCTATCACGTGTAACGGTCGGTAGGGAGGCGTTCGAGGGGTTGACTGAGGCGTACGAGCTCGCTAAGTACGCCCAGCTGGAGTCTAAGGAGGTCGACGGGAGGAGCGACGCGTACCTGAGGAAGCTGGTTGGTGGTAAGTAA
- a CDS encoding DUF58 domain-containing protein: MEVLPQEESITATQRAKALLVISALFTVFGALYSPYLLSIGVSLLVLLACLRLYATLELYAVSRCRATVSRVFAVEGEDVEVRVVIENPTPVPVVTAEVSVAYSQYLKLVGGVRASLIIIPARGSVTLTLRFRSRVGRHAVGPLRLAVRDVFGFFRFDYTVDATGAVRCVPRASETTVRRLMVFTRTTGLTRSRRAGYGVELYSIREYRVGDDIRRLVWKYLASKRRLVVKEMELETMNRVVFVVDGTADSLAGPYGHTPFEYASRVVASISSYLSRRGDLMGVVIFSEDGVYRTPKLARSYRRVLEPFADYAPSGSGNRDAEKRVTALEKAFKQVVSMLPREKSLVFFLATNPDQQYGQTLSDTARKLVPLGHEVYVVLPLVTTFEIRGMPEWAQAAYRVKTFDLVKSYLEYARELRKRGVKTIVAGAQHVPQVIVSMLEARYGY; this comes from the coding sequence GTGGAGGTCCTACCGCAGGAGGAGTCTATAACAGCTACTCAGAGGGCTAAGGCTCTACTGGTGATCTCCGCACTCTTCACAGTCTTCGGAGCCCTCTACTCACCCTACCTACTCAGCATCGGGGTATCCCTCCTAGTATTGCTAGCGTGCCTGAGGCTCTACGCAACGCTGGAGCTCTACGCAGTATCTAGGTGTAGAGCCACCGTATCCAGGGTTTTCGCTGTCGAGGGGGAGGACGTAGAGGTACGCGTAGTGATCGAGAACCCGACGCCGGTCCCGGTCGTCACTGCCGAGGTTTCCGTAGCCTATTCTCAGTACCTGAAGCTCGTAGGGGGTGTTAGAGCCTCACTCATTATAATACCCGCCAGGGGCTCTGTCACCCTAACGCTTAGGTTTAGGTCTAGGGTTGGGAGGCACGCCGTAGGTCCTCTGAGGCTGGCTGTGAGGGATGTCTTCGGGTTCTTCAGGTTCGACTACACCGTAGACGCTACCGGGGCGGTGAGGTGCGTTCCGAGGGCTTCGGAAACCACGGTTAGGAGGCTCATGGTCTTCACCAGGACCACGGGTCTTACGAGGAGTAGGAGGGCTGGGTACGGAGTGGAGCTGTACAGCATTAGGGAGTACAGGGTTGGGGACGACATTAGGAGGCTGGTCTGGAAGTACCTGGCGTCTAAGCGTAGGCTAGTGGTTAAGGAGATGGAGCTGGAGACCATGAACAGAGTAGTGTTCGTGGTGGACGGAACCGCCGACAGCCTCGCAGGACCGTATGGGCACACGCCATTCGAGTACGCCAGCAGGGTGGTAGCATCCATATCCAGCTACCTGTCGAGACGTGGGGACCTGATGGGGGTCGTAATCTTCAGCGAGGACGGAGTGTACAGAACGCCTAAACTTGCAAGGAGCTACCGCAGGGTTCTAGAGCCCTTCGCAGACTACGCACCGAGCGGGAGCGGGAATAGGGACGCTGAGAAGAGGGTAACAGCACTCGAGAAGGCGTTTAAGCAGGTTGTGTCAATGCTACCGAGGGAGAAGAGCCTCGTCTTCTTCCTCGCCACGAACCCGGACCAGCAGTACGGGCAGACCCTCTCGGATACTGCCAGGAAGCTGGTGCCCCTCGGTCACGAGGTGTACGTAGTGCTACCCCTGGTAACAACATTCGAGATAAGAGGTATGCCCGAATGGGCTCAAGCCGCATACAGGGTCAAGACCTTCGACCTAGTCAAGAGCTACCTAGAGTACGCTAGAGAGCTGAGGAAGCGTGGAGTCAAAACCATAGTAGCTGGAGCACAGCACGTACCCCAGGTAATCGTGTCGATGCTAGAAGCAAGATACGGATACTAA
- a CDS encoding 6-carboxytetrahydropterin synthase — MGLEGKVIKDCVSDFTFDAAHYTPVSGEPLLHGHTFKVEVCVEGRSGPLWVADFIELRNIVRGLIEPLNYSLLVPSRHAGKILFNAPFKIKERTFECMSVTAECIGSHICSELRQIYRDEGQRIMVIIEEGVGNKAVTKC; from the coding sequence GTGGGTTTGGAGGGAAAGGTAATTAAAGATTGTGTTTCCGACTTCACATTCGACGCGGCCCACTACACTCCAGTAAGTGGGGAGCCACTCCTCCACGGACACACATTTAAAGTGGAGGTATGTGTTGAAGGACGCTCAGGACCCCTATGGGTTGCGGATTTCATCGAGCTAAGAAATATCGTGAGAGGTTTGATAGAGCCCCTCAACTACTCACTACTGGTTCCCAGCAGGCACGCAGGCAAGATATTGTTCAACGCGCCTTTCAAAATCAAGGAAAGGACCTTCGAGTGCATGTCGGTAACGGCAGAATGCATAGGAAGCCACATATGTAGTGAGTTAAGGCAGATCTACAGGGATGAAGGGCAGAGAATAATGGTGATAATTGAGGAAGGAGTTGGGAACAAAGCAGTTACCAAGTGCTAA
- a CDS encoding winged helix-turn-helix transcriptional regulator, with product MKLIEPEFLEALYRVRAVGKFQIAKELASILNEDLRSVLMRINNLLKIEYLWFSTEYSLRALGLKLMIIVTDKNLLTEPSAKFMKFIRATAYVFPDKYFYSLYIPKDAGDVSIPSKLLEGAVIMEFHERLRNRTSFTRYGIDTVFSPEKGFSRESFKRLEMTVRDFMVKQSVEARNSDDRLSKIVFDAVDLGIIKELEKNPFAKQSEIARALGVSLGKLRRHAANHMPYLVKGIRLMCLPIYPAALGTALVMRIKSRSSKDVVSLCEALVTHPVVVSCVYNVSDGSSLAQFIVPFSMVRHVAELFESIGREYGFEVSRDAMWLANIEFGKRFTLPYKRWEEYVPKMSWNVDELRRIFGGFGGKGN from the coding sequence ATGAAGCTGATAGAGCCAGAATTCCTGGAAGCCCTCTACAGGGTTAGAGCTGTTGGCAAGTTCCAGATAGCTAAGGAGCTAGCCAGTATCCTCAACGAGGACCTCAGGTCAGTGTTAATGAGAATTAACAATCTGCTGAAGATAGAGTACCTATGGTTCTCCACCGAGTACTCACTGCGTGCTCTGGGCCTTAAACTGATGATAATCGTGACGGACAAGAACCTGCTCACGGAACCCTCGGCTAAATTCATGAAGTTCATCAGAGCGACTGCTTACGTATTCCCGGACAAGTACTTCTACTCCCTCTACATTCCGAAGGACGCGGGGGACGTGTCCATACCCTCAAAGCTTCTTGAGGGTGCCGTTATTATGGAGTTCCATGAGAGGCTGAGGAACAGAACCTCATTTACTAGATACGGCATCGACACGGTTTTCTCGCCTGAGAAGGGATTTAGCAGAGAATCATTCAAGAGGCTGGAGATGACGGTAAGGGACTTCATGGTCAAGCAGAGTGTTGAGGCGAGAAACTCGGATGACCGGCTTAGCAAGATAGTCTTTGACGCCGTGGACTTGGGGATAATTAAAGAGCTGGAGAAGAATCCATTCGCTAAGCAGTCCGAAATAGCTAGGGCTTTAGGAGTCTCACTAGGTAAACTCAGAAGGCATGCCGCGAATCACATGCCCTACTTAGTTAAGGGCATTAGATTGATGTGCCTCCCCATATATCCGGCGGCTCTAGGAACAGCCCTCGTTATGCGCATTAAGTCCAGAAGCTCGAAGGATGTCGTGAGTTTGTGTGAGGCCCTAGTCACCCATCCCGTAGTTGTTTCCTGCGTCTATAACGTGAGCGATGGATCCAGCTTGGCGCAGTTCATAGTCCCATTCTCAATGGTCAGACACGTCGCTGAACTCTTTGAATCTATTGGCAGGGAGTACGGTTTTGAGGTCTCTAGGGATGCGATGTGGCTTGCCAACATCGAGTTCGGCAAGAGGTTTACGTTGCCTTATAAGCGCTGGGAGGAGTATGTCCCCAAGATGTCTTGGAACGTTGATGAGTTGAGGAGGATCTTCGGTGGGTTTGGAGGGAAAGGTAATTAA
- a CDS encoding Lrp/AsnC family transcriptional regulator yields MRGKEELKVDNLDLQIIDLLRSNSRLKSSEIAKRLGRPRTTVVQRIRRLEASGVIQSYTVRVRPEALGYSYYTYVAIKVRKGLTGRLDQLELAKKLVSESRSRSELPYIEEAVIVTGAYDIILRVWVRNWEELSRYLLKYLPSIEEIESTETFMVLRKVPDNRS; encoded by the coding sequence TTGAGGGGGAAAGAAGAACTGAAAGTGGACAACCTAGATCTACAAATAATAGATTTACTGAGAAGCAACTCAAGACTCAAGTCTAGTGAGATAGCTAAAAGACTTGGCAGACCTAGGACAACAGTGGTTCAGAGGATAAGAAGGCTTGAGGCATCCGGGGTGATACAGTCATACACCGTCAGAGTAAGACCTGAGGCGCTGGGGTACAGCTACTACACGTATGTAGCTATTAAAGTGAGGAAGGGTCTGACGGGCAGGCTTGACCAACTTGAGCTAGCGAAGAAACTGGTCAGTGAATCCAGAAGTAGGAGTGAGCTACCGTACATAGAGGAGGCGGTGATAGTGACCGGTGCTTACGACATAATCCTTAGGGTGTGGGTCAGGAATTGGGAGGAGTTGTCAAGGTATCTGCTCAAGTACCTCCCATCGATAGAGGAGATAGAGTCTACGGAGACGTTCATGGTATTGAGAAAGGTTCCGGACAATAGATCATAG
- a CDS encoding asparagine synthetase A — MRGAVAGRVVGIVDECLVRVDIGGRLIDVELSRHLCGDSVLSAVRSGRDVFLKVSLHNESRGRAIGVLNMSEVPPNYSAIDPSRPDVFSKYSYLWMRMPKYSKVIRLQHILLKSLRNILDSEEFVELLPPVLSVASDPGLRGARKVSTYVYGTRYELSSSTIMYKQIAATALGRMYFVARNVREEPPENVMTGRHLIEFTQLDLEWAGASMYEVMNLGERLVYESCEEVVERARDLIEEFNPGLRCFKPPYEKLTFREALERVRSLGFGVKEDRELPQDAEEALSMEMNKPFWLIKFPSSCRGFYYMPDDSEAGYNRDFNLILPGGFGELIDGGEREYRYDHILRRLKDLGEDISKYSWFLEAVRTGITPSAGFGLGVERYTRYLLKLRYVWEAAPFPKPPGVVGTP; from the coding sequence GTGCGCGGGGCTGTTGCCGGGAGAGTTGTAGGAATTGTTGATGAGTGTTTGGTGCGTGTTGATATCGGAGGCAGGCTGATTGATGTTGAGTTGAGCAGACATCTCTGCGGTGATAGTGTGTTAAGTGCTGTCAGGTCTGGTAGGGATGTTTTCCTCAAGGTTTCGTTGCACAATGAGTCTAGGGGCAGGGCTATAGGGGTTCTCAACATGAGTGAGGTCCCGCCTAACTACTCGGCAATAGATCCCTCGAGACCTGATGTGTTTTCGAAGTATTCCTACCTATGGATGAGGATGCCTAAGTATTCGAAAGTCATTAGATTGCAACACATACTGCTCAAGAGCCTCAGGAATATCTTGGATTCCGAGGAGTTTGTCGAGTTACTCCCGCCGGTTTTAAGTGTGGCCAGCGATCCAGGGTTGAGGGGTGCTAGGAAGGTCTCCACATATGTTTACGGTACACGATATGAGCTGTCCTCAAGCACTATAATGTATAAGCAGATCGCTGCCACTGCTTTAGGGAGGATGTACTTCGTGGCAAGGAATGTGAGGGAGGAGCCACCGGAGAACGTGATGACTGGGAGACATCTGATAGAATTCACGCAGTTAGATCTAGAGTGGGCTGGAGCGTCGATGTATGAAGTGATGAATCTCGGCGAGAGGCTGGTTTATGAGTCTTGCGAGGAGGTCGTCGAGAGAGCTAGGGACCTGATCGAGGAGTTCAACCCTGGGTTAAGGTGTTTTAAACCGCCATACGAGAAGCTCACATTCAGGGAGGCGCTGGAAAGGGTTAGGAGCCTCGGATTCGGGGTTAAGGAGGATAGAGAGCTACCTCAGGACGCTGAGGAGGCGCTGAGTATGGAGATGAACAAGCCCTTCTGGCTCATAAAGTTTCCGTCATCATGCAGGGGCTTCTACTACATGCCGGACGATAGTGAGGCAGGATATAACAGGGACTTCAACTTAATATTACCAGGGGGGTTCGGGGAATTGATAGACGGTGGCGAGCGGGAATATAGATATGACCACATCTTAAGGAGACTCAAGGATTTAGGTGAAGACATTAGCAAGTATTCATGGTTTCTTGAAGCAGTAAGGACTGGCATAACCCCCTCAGCTGGGTTCGGACTTGGCGTCGAGAGGTATACAAGATATCTGCTTAAGCTGAGATATGTATGGGAGGCGGCTCCGTTCCCTAAACCTCCCGGAGTCGTGGGCACACCTTGA
- a CDS encoding GNAT family N-acetyltransferase produces the protein MEDVHVERRGSVFIIRFEDGSKAWLSFREDGGKMYLLETYTPEKYRGRGYAARLVEAAVRDAEVRNLRIVPICSYSIHYFLRNRDARKVLADEYRVMSDEELRSYYNRRISEERRGKA, from the coding sequence GTGGAGGATGTCCATGTTGAGAGGAGGGGGAGTGTTTTCATCATTAGATTTGAGGACGGCTCTAAGGCATGGCTCTCCTTCAGGGAGGATGGTGGGAAGATGTACTTGCTGGAGACCTACACGCCTGAGAAATATAGGGGGAGGGGGTATGCTGCTAGGCTGGTCGAGGCCGCGGTGAGGGATGCTGAAGTAAGGAACCTCAGGATAGTGCCTATATGCAGTTACTCGATTCACTACTTTCTGAGGAACAGGGATGCTAGGAAGGTTCTCGCTGACGAGTACAGAGTGATGAGCGATGAGGAACTGAGGAGCTACTACAACCGTAGAATTAGCGAAGAGCGGAGAGGTAAAGCATAG
- a CDS encoding tRNA (N(6)-L-threonylcarbamoyladenosine(37)-C(2))-methylthiotransferase — translation MKVYIETYGCALNNADTALMKQVLIGKGHEIVDSMDEADVVIVNTCTVRLDTEQRIVKRLSRLKTQVGNGIKLIVAGCMVAAQPYTISKVVPEASLISPQNVIRIHEAVENDGRIVLLSGERDTTWLAPLVEGSVTSIPIAEGCLGNCSFCITKIARRRLRSYRPELVVRVAKEAVRKGVFELDLTAQDTAAYGIDLGDIRLHDLVRMITEEVKGNYMLRVGMANPDNLMPILDDFIDVLKHPNVFKYVHIPLQSGSDKVLKLMNRRYTYDQYRSLILEIRRKIPEVQIATDVIVGHPGEDNEDFEDTLKALEELMPDKVHVAQYTIRPRTKAASMRQVSDSVKKSRSIEVNRIVESIGKTVNSAYVGSKAWVMVTGRSFRGSPVGRTINYKPVVISDLNTVGVSGYVKITNSTFYDLRGYWV, via the coding sequence ATGAAGGTCTACATAGAGACGTATGGATGTGCGTTAAACAACGCTGACACAGCGCTCATGAAGCAGGTGTTAATCGGTAAGGGGCATGAGATAGTGGATTCGATGGATGAGGCGGACGTAGTGATCGTGAACACCTGCACTGTAAGACTGGATACTGAGCAAAGAATTGTTAAGAGGCTCAGTAGGCTTAAAACGCAGGTGGGGAACGGGATCAAACTAATTGTAGCTGGATGCATGGTAGCGGCGCAGCCGTACACGATATCTAAAGTGGTTCCAGAGGCATCCCTGATATCCCCGCAGAACGTCATCAGAATACATGAAGCCGTTGAAAACGACGGGCGAATTGTCCTGCTAAGCGGGGAAAGGGACACTACGTGGTTAGCGCCCTTAGTAGAAGGATCCGTAACCTCCATACCGATAGCTGAAGGATGCCTTGGTAATTGCTCCTTCTGCATAACCAAGATAGCTCGGCGGAGGCTAAGATCCTACAGACCTGAGTTAGTGGTTAGGGTTGCCAAGGAGGCAGTGCGCAAGGGCGTCTTCGAGCTGGACCTCACGGCCCAGGACACTGCTGCATACGGAATCGACCTTGGCGACATTAGACTACATGACTTAGTGCGGATGATCACTGAAGAGGTTAAAGGGAACTACATGTTAAGGGTAGGCATGGCAAACCCAGATAACCTGATGCCAATACTCGACGACTTCATCGACGTGCTAAAACATCCGAACGTGTTCAAGTACGTTCACATACCCCTTCAATCAGGTAGTGATAAAGTCCTGAAGCTAATGAACCGGAGGTACACATACGATCAGTACAGGTCGCTGATCCTTGAGATAAGGAGGAAGATACCGGAGGTTCAAATAGCCACGGACGTGATAGTCGGACATCCGGGCGAAGACAATGAAGACTTCGAAGACACTCTGAAAGCACTTGAGGAGTTGATGCCTGATAAAGTTCATGTGGCCCAGTACACAATACGTCCACGGACGAAAGCGGCCTCGATGAGGCAGGTCTCGGATTCCGTCAAGAAGTCCAGAAGTATTGAGGTGAATAGAATTGTCGAGAGCATAGGTAAGACCGTTAACTCAGCATACGTTGGTTCGAAGGCATGGGTCATGGTTACTGGCAGGTCCTTCAGGGGCTCGCCGGTAGGTAGAACAATCAACTACAAGCCGGTGGTAATTAGCGACCTCAACACAGTAGGGGTCAGCGGTTATGTGAAAATCACCAACTCCACATTCTACGATCTGAGGGGTTACTGGGTATGA
- a CDS encoding translation initiation factor IF-2 subunit beta, which yields MSGLPPYEQLLEELYSKLPERRALTVSLDIPPLEIVHVGLQTQVKNFKTVCEVILREPKVCARYLLKELAARGTIDDSGVFTIYSRVSSQTLNALFRRFLESYVMCKTCGSYQTELRKQGKVWIIRCLACGAEAPVKPV from the coding sequence TTGAGTGGGTTGCCACCGTATGAACAGCTGTTGGAGGAGCTCTACAGTAAGTTGCCCGAGAGGAGAGCATTGACCGTTAGTCTAGACATACCGCCGCTCGAGATAGTCCACGTTGGACTTCAGACTCAAGTTAAGAACTTCAAGACAGTGTGTGAGGTAATATTAAGGGAGCCTAAAGTATGTGCTAGATACCTCCTGAAGGAGCTGGCGGCTAGAGGGACTATAGATGACTCAGGGGTTTTCACGATATACTCTAGAGTTTCCTCGCAGACTCTGAACGCTTTATTCAGGAGGTTCCTTGAGTCCTACGTGATGTGTAAGACATGCGGGTCCTACCAGACAGAGCTCAGGAAGCAAGGTAAGGTGTGGATAATTAGATGTTTAGCCTGCGGCGCTGAAGCCCCTGTCAAGCCTGTATGA
- a CDS encoding DUF424 family protein: MLDEILVYVRIHKTEGISQDFKEVVTVCDKELLGKTLKEGDVSLVVNEEFFGGFLATIDEAMHYVRNAQVAVLVGTVSVSRAINEGLVHPDAVLRINETPYAQVMKL, encoded by the coding sequence TTGCTGGACGAGATCCTGGTATATGTGAGGATACATAAAACCGAGGGGATCTCGCAGGACTTTAAGGAAGTTGTGACGGTGTGTGATAAGGAGTTACTCGGCAAAACCCTCAAGGAAGGGGATGTTTCACTGGTCGTGAACGAAGAGTTCTTTGGCGGGTTCCTAGCAACCATAGATGAAGCCATGCATTACGTCAGGAACGCGCAGGTAGCGGTCCTCGTCGGCACGGTCTCCGTTAGTAGAGCCATTAATGAGGGTTTAGTGCATCCGGATGCGGTGCTCAGGATTAATGAGACCCCCTACGCGCAGGTAATGAAGTTATGA
- a CDS encoding NMD3-related protein — translation MRCGRSETPDGPLVEGLCLDCFLRERHLVRLPSKVTLVRCTVCGSLYIKGSWTPFHGGVTEALQYYLREAVLKKDVVNPNLSGIDIDVLGIYGGHAELLIRASLKGRLVEQKLATTYEVVGRLCPRCLNSKVRNYEAVLQIRFTGDPPRDLVRRIARILGESRSISESVTDYEELHEGVDVKFSNVSVARHAATYLQNLLGGYVTESWKLHGVVKGRRYSKVSIVLRIPLFSAGDLIDLRGSLVEVLEVRRDKVVVHALREGRVMNLSLRSLIKEGFRVLDTADYSVTKCFIADIHGNEAVAECEDGDLVRSVITKPLKVGDAVLALTYKDVKYLKY, via the coding sequence TTGAGATGCGGAAGATCAGAGACCCCTGACGGGCCGTTGGTGGAGGGTCTCTGCCTAGACTGCTTTCTTAGAGAGAGGCACTTAGTCAGACTCCCAAGTAAAGTGACTTTAGTGAGATGCACTGTCTGCGGGTCACTCTACATTAAGGGTTCCTGGACCCCGTTTCACGGAGGGGTTACGGAGGCCCTACAATACTACCTGAGGGAGGCGGTCCTTAAGAAGGACGTCGTAAACCCGAATCTTTCAGGAATAGATATTGATGTTTTAGGGATTTACGGAGGCCATGCCGAGCTGCTCATCAGAGCCTCGCTTAAAGGACGGCTTGTGGAGCAGAAGCTCGCTACCACGTACGAGGTCGTCGGAAGGCTGTGCCCGAGATGTCTAAACAGTAAGGTCAGGAACTATGAGGCAGTCCTTCAGATACGATTCACAGGAGACCCGCCACGTGATTTAGTTAGGAGAATCGCTAGGATATTGGGGGAGAGTAGAAGCATCAGCGAGAGCGTAACTGACTACGAGGAACTTCACGAGGGCGTTGATGTGAAGTTCAGCAACGTCTCCGTCGCCAGGCATGCTGCAACATATCTGCAGAACCTCCTCGGCGGTTACGTGACGGAGTCTTGGAAACTCCACGGTGTTGTTAAAGGCAGGAGGTACAGTAAGGTGTCGATAGTTTTGAGAATACCGCTTTTCTCAGCTGGGGATTTAATAGATCTGAGGGGCTCTTTGGTGGAGGTCCTTGAAGTAAGGAGGGATAAGGTAGTGGTTCATGCATTGCGTGAGGGTAGGGTGATGAACTTGAGCCTTAGATCCCTCATTAAGGAGGGTTTCAGAGTCCTGGACACAGCCGATTATTCAGTTACTAAGTGCTTTATAGCCGATATACACGGCAACGAGGCTGTAGCAGAGTGTGAGGACGGCGATTTAGTCAGGTCGGTCATCACGAAGCCTCTCAAGGTTGGGGACGCGGTGTTGGCCTTAACTTATAAAGACGTTAAGTACCTCAAATATTAG
- a CDS encoding translation initiation factor aIF-1A, with amino-acid sequence MGKKKIGEVSETPYPNPEEGTVVCVVTEPMGGNYMKAVCMDGKERKLRIPGKLRHKVWINVKDVVLVGKWEFDESRGDVLYKYSRDERKKLIEGGFLEPSLIESAGEL; translated from the coding sequence TTGGGAAAGAAGAAAATTGGGGAGGTCTCCGAGACCCCTTACCCCAACCCTGAGGAGGGAACTGTAGTTTGCGTAGTTACCGAACCTATGGGCGGAAACTACATGAAAGCCGTATGCATGGATGGGAAGGAACGTAAGCTAAGAATACCTGGTAAACTCAGGCACAAGGTATGGATAAATGTGAAGGACGTTGTTCTAGTGGGGAAGTGGGAGTTCGATGAGAGCAGAGGTGATGTGCTGTACAAATACAGCCGGGATGAGAGGAAAAAGCTCATTGAAGGAGGTTTTCTAGAACCCTCACTGATTGAGAGCGCTGGTGAACTCTGA